TCTGAATTGGATACAAACCTTCCAGTACATAAAACATAGCAAAATGTgaattttatgtttgatgatGTATGCATGCTGgcatattaattttgaaaaatgaaaacattccAAGAAagtcaaaagaaaaaaatgtatttgtaaataacaaaaatcaaaattctaAATGCAATGCATGCCATTATGCTGCATaagtttaaaagaaaaaaatgtcgACATGCTTCAATGTGAATATGCATAAAGCTAGTTAAAACGATACCCTCGATTGGCATTATCTTAAGTTTAGATTTTCAATAGTTTGTTTGTTAACAGCCACGgtcgttaattaatcaaaatacgttaattaatcaaaataaacaaacagcCAGtatcatgtaaggacagcctcccatgtatgcagagtgtagcgtgtgtgaagtgcgaggtgtgtgttttgggagaaatgcggtattttcgtgttgtgtcttcttgtccTTTTCATATTACAATATACACTGATCAATGCTGACAAGATACCGAGCAACACATCCAACCCGGTAACAgtatactaacaacgggcgaaccagtcgtacccctccctgtttgctgagtgctaagcaggagcataaataccacttttaaagacttagGCTGTGTGTCGGGCATGGACATAActcagagcctacctcacaggggcgagcgctcaacagaagtaCAAAAGTGAGGTGGTTTTAGAAAGGTAGGTAAGAGTAAGagaaaagatgatatcctaaaCTGAGTCGCATTAACCACTTCTTGGCTGCATGATCTGACCATACGTATTAATTTTACAAAACTGTAGACgttgaaataatattttgccAAACGTTATACGGAGGCTACTGTTGTTCttgcatgatagtaaaaggcgactaaatttaggatcttttctcttctcGCTAACGTCCCCCCCTGACATCGCTTGGGTTGAACAAGctgggatgactggttcgctcgttgccaatatgtgaccgggtggggtgtgttgctcggtgtctttgatagcatgtttcagtgatatagcactgtaaaaaggcCAATAGTTTCACTACACAAGAAggcacaacacaaatataccagtcTTCAAACATACGCtatacacaccacatacattggaagccgtccttaaatgaccttggctgttaatggaacgtaaatataatatatcaaacaaaaacaaattgtaaatgtaaatcTTAGAATATTGATAATGTGCGTTAGTGAATAACATATAAAAGCTCCCCTTTATTCGacagtatgaaaattacggcacatatataGTAGGAATGTCATAGACGACacagaaaatttaatttcaatttcgttAGTAGACAACTTTTAGGATCTTAATTTCATGGTTaccttgataaaaaaaattatttttggaaCATTTCATAGCTTGAGATTGATTTTAAGCAATTAATGTAGATGCTTGACATCACTTGTTTAAATGACTACTTTCCTGGGTCACATAACCTGGTGGACGGAGATGAATTAAAACATATTCGATGACTGGTATTGTCTGCCAACTATGAATATTGTGGTTTTAAagcatattattttttcaaaaaagtttGCTTTATGGGAGAATCTTGAGCAACACATATTGCAATCAGGATGTTAGAAGTGTGCCTGCTGCCCTATTTTAtgtgtaaaaggcgactaaatttgggatattCAGCTAATGACAGGCCTATGGCTTCGTTCTACTGCAAACCGCTTGCGGTACAATCAATGTTAAATTTGCCATGCAATGAGGCGGTAAATATCCTACTTGCGGTGTAGGTGCTGCATCTAGGCTTCCCTGCACAATGTATGGAAAATGCTATCACACTCTCTTTATGCTTTGTGCTAAGCAgtagtagaaactaccactactACGGTGtttctcggccaggggacagaaccaagagcttTCCTCACAGGTTCAGCGCTCATCAGAAGGTCAAAAGTGATGTGGGGTCGAGgggacgttaggaagaagatacTAAGTTCACAAGAAGGAAGAGATAAGATTTTAGTTGCCTTTAACAGCAATAGGTGCAGCTAGTACAGTTCTCAGGTCCTAACTGCAGGGCGTGCTCTTTTTATAGTTCTATATCAccgaagcatgccgccgaagacaccaagcaacatatccCACCTAGttacattacactgacaacgcgagaaccagtcgtcccactccctgtattcTATGCGGAAAGCAGGAgaaacaagaattccacggaagtggatgtgtcgcctgcactgcatcacaaaaaatagttatttacagttgaaaaatatttttataattaggtgaagtatcaaatcccgtaactcttgcaaatattgatggattttgaccagtatcgaacccatttTAGATCTCATTATTATAAAGCAATAcacaaaatttggttgaaatcgggaCATTATACTGAAGTTATATAGCGGAAACcatgttttgacaattttaaagtcccgcaactcttgcaaatattgacggattttgaccattatcgaactcatccgagatctcattgataaaaagcaatacaccaaatttggttgaaatcggacaataaataataaagttattgagcggaaaccatggatttatctgttttgacgattttaaagtcccataactcttgcaaatattgacggattttgaccattttcGAACTCTtacgagatctcattgatataaagcaatacaccaaatttagttgaaatttgtcaataaataattaagttatcgcacggaaaccgtttccccCGGACGCTGCACATAtagatacctaagtgtcgcccttgcgttgcaggcagGATAAAAAACGACCACTTCTATAGACTATTATGTGCTTCGGTACTCAAAGCCTACCTCACGgggacgaacgctcaactgaaggccgAAAGTGAGGCAATGTCAAAGGGGActttaggaagaagaaagtaagttaggaagaaaagaacaGATAACCTCCTAAGTTTAGTCTCCTGTTACAATCATGCcatagggcagcaggtacaattctaacgccctacttgcAGGGCAATCTTAGGCAGGTCATGTTTAAACAATGAAAACGTCAATTTTCATCCTTTGACCTCGGGAATTACTATGACGGAACCAAGAAAAAAATAGGATGTTCCGAATACTAGTAGCAAGCAAAATGTAACTGACCCTACGGAACATGTATAAGAGGTTGTTTATAACCATGTGGTCATAAAAAGGGCCAAAGTGATATCCCTCTATTTCCAAATTGTTTGCTCTACCTTTTATCATCAGTTTGTATATTAATGTGTCGATTCAGAACAGAGGTTTGTTGGGTAGATACGAGTGTGACTGAGGATTTGTTTAACTAATTCAGCTTTAAAGGCACATTTAGgcttttctaaatcaaagactagaccaatCCATTATGAActttcaggggtaaatgagatGATGTGCACAGTTGTGAATGGATACATAATCTTTGACTTGGATGTACATTAGAGCATGAGCAAAGTACGTTTCGTTGGGACTTACCTATAGTTTGGAGTGTGAAGAATATCACACTACTTAGCAGCACCAGGCGAATGATGTCTTTATCGACTGTGTTTAGTGTGTTCCAGAATATCATTGACAAACCTTGTAATTAAAGCAAAATGTGTGTAACAATTAGAACATCAAATGTTTAACAGCTGAATTCTCTAGACATTCAAAATAGCCATACATATTGAAGTCCCACAATGGCAATGACATTTAATTAGTACAATTTTGTTCTGCGAAACTTTGAGAAATGGATGAGTCATACATAACCTTAAAGCTAGATCACATAAATTTAAAAAcacttacaaaatgtaaatttaatttcCTGATTTCatgatttcacaattttgacCCACGTATGTAATTGACTATACAGTTATATTTCCTTGGCAGTCATTTTAGGAAACTTGTTCTTATTCTCACGATACTGTACATGCAGCCAAAAGTAACATAAATGAGATGACTGCATTCCACAGTGACGGCTACTTACATATCAATGCTGTTCCATACAAACGCACAGGGAGACGGAGATTTTGGCCTTCGTCTGTGTTAAATGTCGAGTCAAATAAATGTGCAGGGAACATGAAAGCCTGTGGGACAGAGGAATTAGAGTGTGATGCAATTACCCttgattattttcaaatttactcgacaaacacaaaaatacatccCAGATTAGTATTATAAAGCTTATAGTTGATATGAAATAAGTATTTCTATACTGTGGCTATAGATATGTTTTTGGGGGGGTTTGTATTGCttcttattcacccctgaaaaatCATAATGAACTGATCCAACAATTGAAATGGAAGAGTTCAAATTGTCTTCAGGATGCGTGAGTTAAATGCACATTTGATTCAAAGGTTGGAACAGTTGATTATTAATTTCCATGAGTGAATGAGTAAAATATGTTGATTCATATCAGAAAGGGGTGTCTCAATCTATTGTTCAATTccataattaatttgtttaataattttttaaagcaaaatcatgaaatataattcaaaacCACATACCCATACTGCTATAGCTGAGAAGACTGTTGCCAGAAAGATGTGCCATATCCTTAGGCCAGGGGGCAGTCTCACATATAATTGGTCACTGTGGCCTAGAATTTGGCTCaactgtaaaaacaaaaacagaaaatgaTGTGTCGCTTATAACAACAgaattaatttgttattataTTAAAGTGATTTTAGTCATTGCACACTTTTATTTACTGTTTTCCAAGTCTCTAGTACTTCAACAAAAGGTTTTACTTTCGTGTGTGGCCCTGCATGTATggcgttagaattgcacctgctgcccctattgcatgatcataaaaggcgactaaatttaggatattatcttttcccctcttcctaactgacttaatGTTTCCTAaagcctcccttggcatcgcccaGCTTTTGGCATACAGGGAGAGTGAGCTGGTTCGCcccttgtcagtataatgtgacctctgggtgtgttgcttggtgtcttcggcggcatgcttcagggatatagcactataaaaaggacaacagttccactttacaaacacaacatgaatataccacccacaacacgcacctcgcacaacatacacgcaacacaccacatacatgggagaccgtccttacatgaccataactgttaataggacgttaattaatcaaacaaacaaaaataactttCGTGAGACTAAAGTTTTATTTCCCCTTTTTCGTCCCAAGTCTCTAGTACTTCAACAaaaggtttttttaatttcgtgAGACTAAACTTTTATTTCCTCTTTTCCTCCCAGGTCTCTAGTACTTCAACAAATGGTTTTAAGTGAAACTAAACTTTGAGGCTGTGTTAAATATAACAGACGTTTATCAGAGAGAAGCACATGGATATCCCTTACTCCTACAAATGATCTACTTAGATATAATAGATATAACGATGGAATTAAGTGAGTGGTTAGGCTGCAGTCCGTTTTCACTGGCGAGCTGCTGGTTACTGGATATAAtttgtattatgtatagtgTACCTACTGGTTTCATTTTCTATTGAAAACTCATCAGAGGTAACGAGTTGAGTGAATGTATTCCTTCATATACACGTTGGTAGCCGGTAGTAGTAGCCGGTAGCCGTAGCCGGTGGAATGTAGTCAGTTGCAAGTTGGTTTTGGTTTGCTTCTGTTGGAACGTAGCCAAAATAACATCATGGATAAATTTGGCGATATTAATTAAGCTTGGGTATCAGTTAACAAAAGtcttttaattgtttgtttgcaTCAAGCTATTTATAGAAAGAGCAATTGACAAAATTAATACTTTTTGGGTATTGACAAGAGATGCATACGCTCCATGTGATTCCTCTTCCGGACTTGTGGTGGGAGGGCGTAGAGGTGCTGGCAGTGGAAGGCCATCATCGATATTGACGTGGATGGACTGGTGGTCTATAGGTGTTCTTTCCATTGGTGGGAAGGATGGGGTAGGATGTTGTTCTCCTAGTTCCTTAAGGAACGTGTCCAAGGCATCCATGGCACTGACAGATAAAACCGGCGAGGTGTATATGTTGTTAGTTGTAGCAAGTGTCACAGGGGTGTGCCATGGGCTAGCCAGCAGGTCGGTGGAACTGTTGTTGCTATATCCTTGTTGGGGCTCTGCGGTGCCGGTATCAGGTGTGCTGGTAGAGGTTACAGTTAGGAAGTGAGTTGCATCTGTGGGCTTGTAGGTATTCCATCCTCTGATAGATGTTGCCTCATCTGGAGCATGTGACTCGGTGCTTGTGTGAGGTTTTAATGTTGCGGTGTAGACTAACTGGCGTGTTTAAATGTAAGGAGGGCAGTGGGTACATGTATGGTCCACCATGATAGATGTGAAGGATGGTAGCTAGGGCGGTTATGGTGTGACGTCATAAAGGTTTGGGGATCATTAGATGTTACCTTTCCTATGAAGGGAGTAATCCATGGGGCCAGTAACATGATATGCCTAGGATAATTCCAGGATGAGGAATGGTAACAGTTAGTGGAATGACTGGGATCCAAGTTTTATCCAAAGATATTGATCCCGACAGGATCTAATGTATGTAACTGGTGTATCCAGTGATATTCGCTGCCTCTTCTGATATAAATAGAGGATTCTAACGCCTCACCAGCAGGGTTGAAGACAAGAGTTCGTGTCTATGAAGGTTTAAGTGGTGGTCAACTGGTGTGTCCCTGTGTATGATAATGTCCTTGGGGTATTGAACTGTCGTTTAGTTTCGCCTACGTATTATTTTTTGCACGTTTTGCAAGTGATGAGGTAGATGACGTTCCTAGCGGTGCAATGTCTGCGAAGGAATGTGCGGTATTGGAGGCCTGCAAAGGCATTTTAATTTCCATATCCTGCCATACTTGCAATCtgtaatggaaaaaaaattccAACTTCCTTGTCCGGGCTAACTTCCAACCCGACAACATACCCAAGCATATATTCATCAATCAAGTCACCGACTACAATCTACCGAAGTGCAAAACCTGTAACTTGATAACCAAATCTAAAATTTTTGCCAGCACCTTTACTAGTTTGGAATACCGCACATTCCTCCGTAGACACTGCACCACAAAAAATGTCATCTATCTCATCACTTGCAAAACATTCAAAAAACAATACATTGGCGAAACTAAACCTAAGTTCAAAATTCACATCAGTGACTACCTCAGGGACATTATCAGATACAGAAACACACCAGTTAACCACCACTTTAACCTGTGGGaagttagaattgtacctgctgccttttccatgatcgtaaaaggcgactaaatttatgatcttatcttttctctcctTACTAACTAATTCtgttcttcctaatgtctctcttgacaccgcctcacttgtGGCCTTCTTGGCCCTtcaggtagggtgttagaattgtacctgctgcccatattgcatgatcataaaaggcgactaaatgtaggatcttttctcttcttcctaactgactttatctttcctaatgcctcccgttgtcagtataatgtgaccgggtgaggtgtgttgcttggtgtcttaaGCGGCATGCTACAGtaatgtagcactataaaaaagagcaacagttccactatacatgaagacacaacacgaacataccgcagtctccctaaACGCGTATCTCGCACttcacgctacacactgcatgcatgggaggccgtccttacatgacactggctgttaataggacgttaaaataatcaaacaaacaaacaattttggccttctgttgaacGCTTGCCCCTGTGAGATAGgccctgggttctgtcccctggccaagacacaccaaagtccaataaagtggtagtttctgctcctacttagtGCTTAATGGGAGTGGGACAactgattcgcccgttgtcagtataatgtgactggatgaggtgtgttacttggtgtcttcggcagcatgcttcagtgatatagcactataaaatgggtaacagttccactatacaagaagacagaCAAGaacatatcgcagtctcccaaaacacgcacttcatacaAGCATTcacattgcatacatgggaggctgtccttgcatgaccctgactgttaatataggacgttaattactCTAACAACCACAAAAAATTGTGTCTTCGATGTCAGATCATCAAGATTATCAAATCGGACCCTGATTCTCCATCCGCTACCAATATCAGAAGTGGCAGAGAATATTACTGAATAGACACCAGTTACATATATCAGATCCTGTCGGGATCAATGCCTTAGGATAAAACTGGGATCTCAGTCATTCCACTAAGATATATTAGATAGTCCAGCAAAACATCTTCACAGATATCTGTCATATTAATTACCCCTGTGAAAATATAGTCATATGTCTCTAGCTTaaaaatacttgtatatccCTTACCACTCCAAAATGAGATATTTACCAGCTAGGAAAACTTGTAGCCTTGACCTTTAATCAAAGTGATTTGATTACTCATAGCattttataaattgaaaatatcaagTTCAGATTATAGTTTCTAATTAATCATAGTTTTGAGTTACTTCTTCATGACATCTACACAATATAAAcaactgtaaaatatataatcaatacCAAATGTCTTGTGATTATCACGATTGGAAACAGATTATTTTTAGTGTTGCCATGGAGACATCAGATGTATTCCGATTCGTCACTACACTGTAGTTGTACATCTGCAGGCACATAAAATAAAGACGCGACCAGATTTTACCAAAGCTGTTGACAACAAATCCAATCAGAAGACTGAAAAATGCATACTTGTGGAAACGTTTACATTCAAttgtaaatcacaaacctacgTAAATGTACATTGAAGGTTTCGTGTCCCATTACAAAAACCATATTTCACCCAATAAGCACCCAAGATGcttaaaaatttaaacaaataaggGGTGCTTGATAAAACCAAATTTagactagcctttcataaaaaaaaatcacaaattaatCCATAAATCAAATTGCTGTTAATTgaatgttaaaataatcaaacaaacaaacaaacaaacaaacaaacaatctgcAAAAGATATCAATACAGAAAAGATTTCATATTTTAAGTCCACCATTAATTTGGAAGTAAgtataacaaggacatagtcattcagatcccctgACAACGGAGATATcgaagctgaagtaagtttgattgtggagacttatgtgtaaaaaaacccaggaaaaagtgcaaaaaatgaaaacctataaaatagcaaaaggtactactagaccataaaatgaatatgtctatgaagtttcgagGAAATaactctgctggttttagagttatgctccggaaatgaacctgctacaaaaatatgatattttcagcaatgtttctatggttacaaaaaaagcacaaaaagtgaaaacctaaaaatagcaaaaggcactactagactataagaacaatgtgtctataaagtttcatggaaatatctctgctggttttagggttgtgctccggaaacgattcttacacaaaaaatctgccattttcagcaatgtttccatggttacggaaaaaatgcaaaaaatgaaaaccttaaaatagcaaaaggcactactagaccataagaacaatgtgtctatgaagtttcgtcgAAATATCTCTTCaagttttagagttatgctccggaaatgaacctggtacaaaaatatgatattttcagcaatgtttccatggttacggaaaaaatgcaaaaaatgaaaacctaaaaatagaaaaggcactactagaccataagaccaatgtgtgtatgaagtttcgtggtaatatctcttctggttttagagttatgctccggaaaccatttgTACGGAcagacggaacccatttgtttatcccccgccaacttcgttgggcgggggataattatgACCTAAATTTGGGAAGGGCACTTATTGGATCACCTATAGTACGATATCTAACTCTGCTTAAACTGGCAACAGCAAGAAGAGAAAATGTGGTAGAATGTCAACATTCTATAAACTCCATTTCTTCTTGGgctatttatttttcttttcttctttgcTTTCCATAACTTAACTTTATCTTCATATCAATGATTTTTCGCAgtttagatttattttatttggataaatttaatgtaaatgtgAATTGAAACCTTTTTGAGTTGATAAATTTTTgcaaatatgcaaaaaaaaatagtatgCAATTAACAAACACTATTTTCACTGCATGGATGCTAAATTAACTTTGcaataattatgaaattatacTTTTTACACTCTATATGGCATGAAGAAAAATTAGACACAAAGTTATAATCCTTTGATAAGATTGAGCCGTAACCAATATTGACAATTGCAGTGCAAGTTTCACAAGTTTATTAAACACAAAAGtgttctgtatttgcatattacagagttatctgcccttgctcacaaaacaatgacattgTCATCATTTATTAACTttgttaatgaccttgacctttaatgatcttgaccttcaatGACCTCACTGACCAAAACCCTTGTTGACCTTACTAACCTTTGACCTATGGACATCCCCATCATCTGTCTCCCCGACACCAAGTAATTTTCTTGTCTTAAGCCGACTGTGCAAGTCTCCACTGCTGTGTTTtctgaagaagaaaaaaaagaaaaatatgttaaCTTTTATTGTCAACACATCTTAAATAGGATGATAATTAGAAAGTGCATATATAATTTCAAGTCAGATGTGAGATTGGCGTTTTTTCACACAAGAGACCCCAGTTCAATTCCTGGTTGAGGCACTTGGCAGGAATCATGTGGATTTTTCCCTGTTCTTCAATCTATATTGATAATTATAGTCCTTTCTGCTTAATTTATAATCCTCGAAAATATGTCTCTGGAAGCAAATAAGATCTGCTGTCTTGATTGAAATATGGTTGACAATGCAAAAGCCAATTTGATCTGACAGCCATTATAAGGCACCATATCCCAGCCACACCAATAATCACACAAAAACCCTGACcgtgtatattgtatatgaaatcTGCCATGGGCCAAATGTCGCTTACATCAAACACCAGACCACCAACTCATGTATCACTGGGGTTCAATTTGTCTGCTCAATGTACGATCGTAATGCAATTCCAACACAAAAATACCACAGAGACTGCCAAATTAACGAAAAGTCTATACTTCCTTGTTCTATGGAATATTTTAAAGCCATGGGGTGTTGTACAGTAGCTGTTTCGCCTCATGGCCATAACCATTTATGGATCTATGGTcagctacaatgtatattataaaaataaaagtcaacgaccTTCCTTTATTACTTTTGCCATTTCTTGACCCCTCTTCCagaatataaatgtttatttaaaaaaagaaaatcaatgacatcacaaatggcgtgacgtcacaatgtcaCACTATTTTATTTATAGTGATATCTGTTTATATCAAACAGCATGTAATGTGATTGTTTAGGATCTGATTGGCTGAATGCACAATGCATGGTCACAACAAATCCTTTTAGCTTTTTGTCAGTGAATTTTGAAGTTCATTGGTACATTTCATGATGACATTGACATCACTGTAATATGTGTACCAGTGACCCACTTAATTGTTTTATAGTAAGAAGAATCATGTTTAACTATAAGTTTCTTACACCTATAGTTACAAATCATCATCAATGGTTATTGAG
The DNA window shown above is from Argopecten irradians isolate NY chromosome 8, Ai_NY, whole genome shotgun sequence and carries:
- the LOC138330356 gene encoding tumor protein p53-inducible protein 11-like isoform X3 codes for the protein MSEESCLFLRNETDENDGKHSSGDLHSRLKTRKLLGVGETDDGDVHRSKLSQILGHSDQLYVRLPPGLRIWHIFLATVFSAIAVWAFMFPAHLFDSTFNTDEGQNLRLPVRLYGTALICLSMIFWNTLNTVDKDIIRLVLLSSVIFFTLQTIVITVATLGQGFFTKAWFITQGSQTLLVVISYFYYWAIGGRLVSLMVMTRSNSTRDLRDYKDKDQ
- the LOC138330356 gene encoding tumor protein p53-inducible protein 11-like isoform X2, with product MENSKINESKAEKILGKTTETASGNSESSSTGAQSPGVGINSSGGSTTQPQPTRRMPHLHKLEKKHSSGDLHSRLKTRKLLGVGETDDGDVHRSKLSQILGHSDQLYVRLPPGLRIWHIFLATVFSAIAVWAFMFPAHLFDSTFNTDEGQNLRLPVRLYGTALICLSMIFWNTLNTVDKDIIRLVLLSSVIFFTLQTIVSALCVPLSTSLCTAPILWLCARLVTIGISSYFYWLLTKDSKPREHWTLYRKK
- the LOC138330356 gene encoding tumor protein p53-inducible protein 11-like isoform X5, producing MAGDELEVEGLLPPTARKHSSGDLHSRLKTRKLLGVGETDDGDVHRSKLSQILGHSDQLYVRLPPGLRIWHIFLATVFSAIAVWAFMFPAHLFDSTFNTDEGQNLRLPVRLYGTALICLSMIFWNTLNTVDKDIIRLVLLSSVIFFTLQTIVITVATLGQGFFTKAWFITQGSQTLLVVISYFYYWAIGGRLVSLMVMTRSNSTRDLRDYKDKDQ
- the LOC138330356 gene encoding tumor protein p53-inducible protein 11-like isoform X6, with the protein product MEQDLLEPNSSSRPYRKHSSGDLHSRLKTRKLLGVGETDDGDVHRSKLSQILGHSDQLYVRLPPGLRIWHIFLATVFSAIAVWAFMFPAHLFDSTFNTDEGQNLRLPVRLYGTALICLSMIFWNTLNTVDKDIIRLVLLSSVIFFTLQTIVITVATLGQGFFTKAWFITQGSQTLLVVISYFYYWAIGGRLVSLMVMTRSNSTRDLRDYKDKDQ
- the LOC138330356 gene encoding tumor protein p53-inducible protein 11-like isoform X4 translates to MMQNGKIMCDYNNSTAGKHSSGDLHSRLKTRKLLGVGETDDGDVHRSKLSQILGHSDQLYVRLPPGLRIWHIFLATVFSAIAVWAFMFPAHLFDSTFNTDEGQNLRLPVRLYGTALICLSMIFWNTLNTVDKDIIRLVLLSSVIFFTLQTIVITVATLGQGFFTKAWFITQGSQTLLVVISYFYYWAIGGRLVSLMVMTRSNSTRDLRDYKDKDQ
- the LOC138330356 gene encoding tumor protein p53-inducible protein 11-like isoform X1 — encoded protein: MENSKINESKAEKILGKTTETASGNSESSSTGAQSPGVGINSSGGSTTQPQPTRRMPHLHKLEKKHSSGDLHSRLKTRKLLGVGETDDGDVHRSKLSQILGHSDQLYVRLPPGLRIWHIFLATVFSAIAVWAFMFPAHLFDSTFNTDEGQNLRLPVRLYGTALICLSMIFWNTLNTVDKDIIRLVLLSSVIFFTLQTIVITVATLGQGFFTKAWFITQGSQTLLVVISYFYYWAIGGRLVSLMVMTRSNSTRDLRDYKDKDQ